Proteins encoded within one genomic window of Methanolacinia paynteri:
- the aroE gene encoding shikimate dehydrogenase, with protein MKKRIILTGFRGSGKTTVGEMLSERTGLPLYDTDEMVEAECRMPIPEIFSKEGEDAFRRAESKVIRELPAMPCIVSTGGGAILNPENVMNLRRDSLVFLLNVSPELATMRISGSERPSLTGKPVGDEAAGLISRRMPYYRMASDFCIDAGLSPEEICDRIGGIMNYGPCTVEERTAAAVFFRNSPVPEDLRERTLSRIGLAGAVPFCAIAGNPCLHSKSPQLYSALFARYGIDSHYTYMQAEDIRTIVEVMKTAGMKGLSVTIPFKEDVMECLDETDIHSQKIGAVNTVLNSCGRLYGTNTDWIGIREPLRDLKGRNAVVFGAGGAARAAVYALTDLGKDVTVINRTVERGLALAEHFRCSFSPPGDFRPDETEIVVNATSLGMGGKGSPLAEDQFRSHMTVFDLVYTPPETPLLKMAKKAGCNCIPGTEMFIYQAAEQFRQLFGIIPDTGEIREVLQR; from the coding sequence TTGAAGAAGAGAATTATTCTCACCGGATTCCGCGGCTCAGGCAAGACTACCGTAGGTGAAATGCTTTCGGAGAGGACGGGCCTTCCGCTTTATGATACCGATGAGATGGTCGAAGCCGAATGCAGGATGCCTATCCCAGAAATATTCTCGAAAGAAGGGGAGGACGCCTTCAGGAGAGCTGAATCAAAGGTAATCCGGGAACTCCCTGCCATGCCATGCATAGTTTCGACAGGCGGCGGTGCGATCCTGAACCCTGAAAACGTCATGAACCTCAGGCGTGACTCTCTTGTTTTCCTGCTGAACGTCTCCCCGGAACTTGCCACGATGAGGATCTCGGGCAGCGAACGCCCGTCTCTTACCGGAAAACCTGTAGGGGACGAGGCCGCAGGCCTGATATCCCGGAGGATGCCGTATTACAGGATGGCTTCGGATTTCTGTATCGATGCCGGTCTTTCTCCTGAAGAAATCTGCGACAGGATAGGCGGGATCATGAACTACGGCCCGTGCACGGTGGAGGAACGTACTGCGGCAGCCGTGTTTTTCAGAAATTCCCCGGTGCCTGAAGATCTGAGAGAGAGAACCCTTTCGAGGATCGGGCTTGCCGGTGCGGTCCCCTTTTGTGCAATCGCAGGGAATCCGTGCCTCCACAGCAAAAGCCCGCAATTATATTCAGCACTCTTTGCCCGCTACGGCATAGATTCGCATTACACATATATGCAGGCTGAAGACATACGGACTATTGTTGAGGTCATGAAAACGGCGGGAATGAAAGGTCTCTCAGTCACAATACCGTTCAAGGAGGATGTCATGGAATGCCTTGACGAAACCGACATCCATTCGCAGAAAATCGGGGCGGTTAATACCGTCCTGAACTCCTGCGGCAGGCTATACGGGACCAATACCGACTGGATAGGAATACGCGAGCCGCTCCGTGATTTGAAAGGGAGGAACGCGGTCGTCTTCGGTGCCGGCGGTGCAGCGAGAGCAGCCGTATACGCCCTGACGGATCTCGGGAAGGATGTAACCGTTATAAACAGAACCGTAGAGAGGGGACTGGCACTTGCGGAGCATTTCAGGTGTTCCTTCTCACCGCCCGGAGATTTCAGGCCTGATGAGACGGAGATCGTCGTAAATGCGACATCCCTCGGGATGGGAGGAAAGGGTTCTCCTCTGGCGGAGGATCAGTTCAGGTCCCATATGACCGTCTTCGATCTCGTCTATACACCGCCTGAGACGCCTCTGCTTAAGATGGCGAAGAAAGCGGGATGCAACTGCATTCCCGGCACAGAGATGTTCATATATCAGGCAGCTGAACAGTTCAGGCAGCTGTTCGGCATAATTCCAGATACAGGAGAGATAAGGGAGGTTTTACAGAGATGA
- the aroA gene encoding 3-phosphoshikimate 1-carboxyvinyltransferase, with translation MDRIVINRHRDVDLTFSAPPSKSYTHRALFCAALADGISIIENPLYSGDTEVTCRALGQLGVRTERTADGIIVDGCGGVMPPGGDVTIDCEGSGTSLRFLATFALLYPGRVTLTGSERMKERPVGELAGGLRDIGGDIRFTERPGFPPVEISGKLSGGSVSIDASKSSQFISSMLISAPYAEDPVDIIPEGHVASESYLDITVDVMEKFGAAVERMPDGRFHVPSGAYVPRDYRVEGDYSSASYLFAIAAVCGGTVAVNNLNPDSVQGDTAFLGALVSMGCRVTKDAGSITVTRKGHLSGVDIDMSSSPDTVQTLAAVAVFAGSPTRITGVSHLIYKESDRIGAIGRMVEGCGAGFEYNDNEGEIVITPGEIHGFVLDPQDDHRTAMSGVVIGLGAGGVTIKDPECVGKSYPGFWDELRRAGL, from the coding sequence ATGGACAGGATCGTTATCAACCGGCACCGGGATGTTGATCTGACTTTCTCTGCCCCTCCGTCTAAGAGCTATACCCACAGGGCGTTGTTCTGTGCGGCCCTTGCCGACGGCATATCGATAATAGAGAACCCTCTTTATTCCGGCGATACGGAGGTCACGTGCAGGGCCCTGGGGCAGCTTGGAGTCCGGACCGAACGAACGGCAGACGGGATTATCGTTGACGGGTGCGGCGGCGTAATGCCCCCCGGCGGCGATGTGACAATAGACTGCGAGGGTTCGGGTACGTCGCTCCGGTTCCTCGCAACATTTGCACTTCTTTATCCCGGCAGGGTGACGCTTACCGGAAGTGAGAGGATGAAGGAGAGGCCTGTCGGGGAGCTTGCCGGGGGGTTGAGAGATATAGGGGGAGATATCCGGTTTACTGAAAGACCCGGATTTCCCCCTGTTGAAATATCAGGGAAGCTCTCCGGGGGAAGCGTGTCGATCGACGCATCGAAGAGCAGCCAGTTCATATCCTCGATGCTCATTTCGGCACCGTATGCAGAAGATCCTGTGGATATCATTCCTGAAGGCCACGTAGCATCGGAATCCTATCTCGACATCACTGTAGATGTAATGGAGAAGTTCGGTGCGGCGGTTGAACGAATGCCGGATGGCAGATTCCATGTGCCGTCCGGTGCATACGTTCCGCGGGATTACAGGGTGGAAGGAGACTATTCGTCCGCGTCTTATCTTTTTGCAATCGCCGCAGTATGCGGTGGAACCGTTGCCGTGAACAACCTGAATCCGGATTCCGTCCAGGGCGACACCGCCTTTCTCGGGGCGCTTGTCTCTATGGGTTGCCGGGTAACGAAAGATGCCGGTTCGATAACGGTAACACGAAAGGGCCATCTTTCGGGAGTGGACATCGATATGTCATCATCGCCCGACACGGTACAGACTCTTGCAGCAGTAGCGGTATTTGCAGGCTCACCTACGAGGATAACCGGAGTTTCGCATCTCATATACAAGGAGAGCGATCGCATAGGAGCGATCGGACGGATGGTCGAGGGATGCGGTGCCGGTTTTGAATATAATGATAATGAAGGCGAGATCGTGATAACACCGGGTGAGATTCACGGGTTTGTCCTCGATCCCCAGGACGATCACAGGACCGCAATGTCCGGTGTGGTAATTGGTCTTGGTGCCGGAGGGGTGACGATAAAAGACCCGGAGTGCGTCGGGAAGTCGTATCCCGGTTTCTGGGATGAACTCAGGAGGGCGGGACTTTGA
- a CDS encoding prephenate dehydratase codes for MKCAVLGPEGTFSHEMALKVCGRDIILCPTIGAVFAEVASGGCTGIVPLENSEAGGVGETLDGFMKTDCHITAEYYLPVRHHYAAAVPVGEKPSCIYVHPQSHGQCSRFVDDLGVPVIHTASNAASAKAAAEKPGTAAITSAPAAAIHGLEIIRENVQNSDNNVTRFVRVEKSLYPGGYPYDSPDCKKCSILIDPEEDRPGLLYEIIGVFAAMGINLSRIESRPSKRGMGSYVFFIDFAMTPYSGDAVRRLKEITFVKELGCYSGTEVV; via the coding sequence ATGAAGTGCGCAGTCCTTGGGCCGGAAGGGACATTCTCCCACGAAATGGCCCTGAAAGTCTGCGGCAGGGATATAATACTCTGCCCGACTATCGGGGCCGTCTTTGCAGAAGTCGCCTCCGGAGGATGCACCGGAATAGTTCCTCTTGAAAACAGCGAAGCAGGCGGTGTAGGCGAGACCCTTGACGGGTTCATGAAGACCGACTGCCACATAACTGCCGAATACTATCTCCCTGTCAGGCATCATTATGCAGCCGCTGTCCCCGTGGGAGAAAAACCGTCATGCATCTATGTACACCCGCAGTCTCACGGACAGTGCAGCCGTTTTGTCGATGATCTCGGTGTTCCGGTAATTCATACGGCGAGCAATGCGGCAAGTGCAAAGGCCGCGGCCGAAAAACCAGGAACTGCGGCGATAACCTCCGCCCCTGCGGCGGCTATACACGGCCTGGAGATAATCAGGGAGAACGTCCAAAACTCGGACAATAACGTGACGAGATTTGTCAGAGTAGAGAAGAGCCTTTATCCCGGGGGATACCCGTATGATTCGCCCGATTGTAAAAAGTGCAGCATATTGATCGATCCGGAGGAAGATCGTCCCGGCCTTCTCTACGAGATCATCGGTGTCTTTGCAGCCATGGGGATCAACCTCTCCAGGATCGAGTCCAGGCCCTCTAAAAGAGGTATGGGGAGCTATGTCTTCTTCATCGATTTTGCCATGACTCCCTATTCCGGCGATGCAGTCAGGCGGCTGAAGGAGATTACTTTCGTTAAGGAGCTCGGGTGCTATTCGGGAACGGAGGTCGTTTGA
- a CDS encoding prephenate dehydrogenase/arogenate dehydrogenase family protein has product MNSIGIIGGNGGMGRLFSSVFSRAGYEVSVSGRNTRLSNRDLAESCEIVMVSVPIRATVSVIDEIVPLMKPEQVLCDLTSVKTMPVQAMLKSKASVIGFHPMFGPNLPGIRGQNIVATPARCPEEILSVFTSIFASEGAQVTIMTPEEHDRVVAVVQGLVHFATLAVADAVRTSGTDFEKILSVMSPVYRIEMGLIGRILGQSPDLYGDILRMNPEVMPVLNGFSDSVERLRESVASPDEKEFQAFFNGNRECFNEYIPLATRDTDALIEALVNLT; this is encoded by the coding sequence ATGAATAGTATAGGCATCATCGGCGGAAACGGAGGGATGGGGCGCCTCTTCTCATCGGTCTTTTCAAGGGCCGGCTATGAGGTTTCTGTATCCGGGAGGAACACCAGGCTCTCGAACAGGGACCTTGCAGAGAGCTGCGAAATCGTTATGGTCTCGGTCCCGATAAGGGCGACGGTGAGCGTAATAGATGAGATCGTCCCTCTCATGAAGCCGGAGCAGGTGCTGTGCGATCTTACGTCTGTAAAAACGATGCCCGTTCAGGCGATGCTCAAATCGAAGGCTTCGGTTATTGGATTCCATCCTATGTTCGGGCCGAATCTCCCCGGAATAAGAGGGCAGAACATCGTTGCGACTCCTGCAAGGTGTCCTGAAGAAATACTCTCCGTCTTTACATCGATCTTCGCTTCGGAAGGGGCACAGGTCACGATTATGACCCCGGAGGAGCATGACCGTGTGGTGGCGGTCGTCCAGGGGCTCGTTCATTTCGCAACCCTAGCGGTCGCCGATGCCGTCAGGACGAGCGGGACCGATTTCGAAAAGATCCTCTCGGTCATGAGCCCTGTCTACAGGATCGAGATGGGCCTTATAGGGAGGATACTCGGCCAGAGTCCCGATCTGTACGGTGACATCCTGAGGATGAATCCCGAGGTCATGCCTGTGCTGAACGGCTTCTCCGATTCGGTCGAAAGACTCAGGGAGTCTGTCGCATCTCCTGACGAGAAAGAGTTTCAGGCCTTTTTCAACGGTAACAGGGAATGCTTTAATGAATATATCCCACTTGCAACGAGGGATACGGATGCCCTGATCGAGGCGCTGGTGAATCTCACATGA
- a CDS encoding 3-dehydroquinate synthase II has translation MKLFWIDLREWDKDAATTAIESGADAIVAEKAAKVRELGLIKIISPDGDLVPGRDVFEIEITDKKSEEKAAELGKKGYVIVSTTDWTVIPLENLVAQSDRIIAAVLDEKETETALGVLEGGVAGIMLKNTDPNVIKSVSSLVKKSGGKLELSVFTVKSVTSAGMGDRVCVDTCTMMHDGEGMAVGNTSSAFLLVHAETLENPYVSPRPFRVNAGAVHSYALVAGGKTSYLSEISAGDRVLIVNSTGETEEATVGRVKIEKRPLLLVEAEPDGGGAPISVVLQNAETIRLMREDGSAVSVIELKPGDRILGRMEKGGRHFGHAIEETILEK, from the coding sequence ATGAAATTATTCTGGATCGACCTCAGGGAATGGGATAAGGATGCCGCGACAACGGCTATCGAGAGCGGTGCGGACGCAATTGTTGCAGAGAAGGCAGCAAAGGTCAGAGAGCTCGGGCTCATCAAGATAATCTCTCCCGACGGAGACCTCGTCCCCGGCAGAGATGTATTCGAGATTGAGATCACGGATAAAAAATCCGAAGAAAAGGCCGCAGAGCTTGGAAAGAAAGGTTATGTCATAGTTTCGACTACGGACTGGACTGTAATCCCTCTTGAAAATCTCGTTGCGCAGTCAGACAGAATAATCGCGGCTGTATTGGATGAAAAAGAGACGGAAACCGCTCTCGGGGTACTTGAAGGCGGTGTTGCAGGAATAATGCTCAAAAATACCGATCCCAATGTGATAAAGTCGGTTTCATCCCTCGTGAAGAAGTCGGGCGGGAAACTGGAGCTCTCGGTATTCACCGTAAAATCGGTGACATCCGCAGGAATGGGCGACCGGGTCTGCGTAGATACATGCACCATGATGCATGACGGCGAGGGAATGGCTGTCGGAAATACGTCATCAGCATTCCTCCTGGTTCACGCGGAGACGCTTGAGAACCCATATGTCTCCCCGAGGCCCTTCAGGGTGAATGCCGGTGCAGTGCACTCATATGCACTTGTTGCGGGAGGAAAAACCTCGTATCTCTCGGAGATCTCAGCCGGCGACCGGGTACTGATAGTAAACAGTACTGGCGAAACCGAGGAGGCGACCGTCGGGCGTGTAAAGATAGAGAAGAGGCCGCTTCTTCTCGTCGAGGCCGAGCCTGATGGTGGCGGAGCCCCGATATCCGTGGTTCTCCAGAACGCCGAGACGATCCGCCTGATGAGGGAGGATGGTAGCGCCGTATCCGTAATCGAACTGAAACCTGGGGATCGTATCCTCGGACGGATGGAGAAGGGTGGAAGGCACTTCGGGCACGCCATAGAAGAGACCATACTCGAGAAATGA
- a CDS encoding 2-amino-3,7-dideoxy-D-threo-hept-6-ulosonate synthase: MIGKQIRLERIMNRNTGRAVIIPMDHGFTLGQIEGLGDMPEIISAVAEGGANAIVLHKGMVKAGHRKHGKDIGLIVHLSASTSMNPDPNDKVMVCTVEEAIALGADAVSIHINLGAPNESKMIEDAGMVSKQCTKWGMPLLIMIYPRGQGIDPNSPQAVGHCVRVAEELGADLIKTSYTGDPESFRKITAACSVPVLIAGGEKAGDLQTLETVLDSVEAGGAGVCLGRNSFQRENPSAFISALSRVVNGKATPGEAIRDLEKPA, from the coding sequence ATGATTGGAAAACAGATTCGTCTTGAGAGGATAATGAACAGGAATACTGGACGTGCGGTTATAATCCCGATGGATCACGGGTTCACGCTAGGTCAGATCGAGGGCCTGGGCGACATGCCGGAGATAATTTCCGCTGTAGCAGAAGGCGGTGCGAATGCTATCGTCCTGCACAAGGGAATGGTCAAGGCCGGCCACAGGAAGCACGGGAAGGATATCGGTCTCATTGTCCACCTTTCGGCGAGCACTTCGATGAACCCCGATCCGAATGACAAGGTAATGGTGTGCACAGTCGAGGAGGCAATCGCACTCGGAGCGGATGCGGTCTCAATCCACATAAACCTCGGAGCTCCGAACGAGTCGAAGATGATCGAGGATGCCGGGATGGTATCGAAGCAGTGCACGAAATGGGGTATGCCGCTCCTGATAATGATCTACCCACGCGGGCAGGGCATTGATCCCAACTCCCCGCAGGCGGTGGGGCACTGTGTCAGGGTTGCGGAAGAGCTCGGTGCAGACCTGATCAAGACCAGCTATACGGGCGATCCAGAGAGCTTCAGGAAGATAACCGCAGCCTGTTCAGTCCCGGTTCTTATCGCTGGCGGTGAAAAGGCGGGCGACCTCCAAACCCTAGAGACCGTTCTCGATTCCGTCGAAGCCGGTGGTGCCGGAGTATGTCTCGGCAGAAACTCGTTCCAGCGTGAAAACCCGTCCGCTTTCATCAGTGCCCTGTCCAGAGTGGTGAACGGGAAGGCGACGCCCGGGGAAGCGATCAGGGACCTGGAGAAACCTGCATGA
- a CDS encoding 2-amino-3,7-dideoxy-D-threo-hept-6-ulosonate synthase codes for MRGKEIRLERIMRRDTGTTVIVPMDHGVTSGPIPGLIDLDRSVELVARGGANAVIGHMGLALHGHRKGGPDIGLILHLSASTDLGPDPNDKVLVNTVQNALKMGADGVSVHINVGAESEARMLQDLGSIAIECIEWGMPLLAMMYPRGKKINDDNMVDSIKIAARVASELGADIVKTVYTGDPDTFREVTEGCHVPVVIAGGSKSDDLTTLKLIEGSMEGGGAGVSIGRNAFQHKYPDKFVRAATMIVHERRSAEEAMEILKQD; via the coding sequence ATGCGTGGAAAAGAGATTAGACTTGAAAGGATAATGAGACGGGACACCGGAACGACGGTCATAGTCCCGATGGATCACGGCGTCACGTCAGGCCCTATTCCGGGTCTGATAGACCTTGACAGGAGTGTCGAACTTGTCGCCCGTGGCGGTGCCAATGCCGTAATCGGGCATATGGGACTTGCATTGCACGGCCATCGCAAAGGAGGCCCCGATATTGGCCTTATACTGCACCTGTCTGCAAGTACAGACCTCGGGCCCGATCCCAACGATAAGGTTCTCGTGAATACGGTACAAAACGCACTGAAAATGGGTGCGGACGGGGTATCGGTTCACATCAATGTCGGTGCAGAATCCGAGGCAAGAATGCTTCAGGACCTCGGTTCGATCGCGATCGAGTGCATCGAATGGGGCATGCCGCTTCTTGCGATGATGTACCCCCGCGGAAAAAAGATTAACGACGATAATATGGTAGATTCCATTAAGATCGCGGCAAGGGTGGCATCCGAACTCGGTGCAGATATTGTGAAGACCGTATACACCGGAGACCCCGATACGTTCCGCGAGGTCACCGAAGGCTGCCATGTGCCTGTTGTGATTGCAGGCGGTTCGAAGTCCGACGACCTGACAACCCTGAAGCTTATCGAGGGTTCGATGGAGGGTGGCGGTGCAGGTGTTTCAATCGGCAGGAATGCGTTCCAGCACAAATACCCGGACAAATTTGTAAGGGCTGCAACGATGATAGTGCACGAGAGGCGCTCTGCAGAAGAGGCGATGGAGATCCTCAAACAGGATTGA
- a CDS encoding sensor histidine kinase, with translation MTTKRHLLTVLLFMAIFAGCVLPGECMASLYSDQSSSGISPLNDYTAVGTILVLSFTAVLFITFFYSGRLKTSQTLLKKLCEEREAFSTEVGERLNNTFAVISSLVSMQILNSNEEETKQKLNEINNRIMAISLVHQNLLHSKGVSKVNVRDAFTGLGEQLVQTYFLAGDIDYNVKGDECYISMTQAVPLGIVMNEIISNSLKFAFSGRASGEICVEYKCRNGMFELCVCDDGVGIPKHLLHGSRESLGFNLIHDIVSMQLKGNAELQSESGTKWIIHFPAECGLDI, from the coding sequence ATGACAACCAAAAGGCATCTTCTTACTGTATTGCTATTTATGGCCATATTTGCCGGCTGTGTTTTGCCGGGCGAATGCATGGCATCGCTGTATTCAGATCAGTCTTCATCCGGAATTTCGCCACTCAATGACTACACTGCTGTAGGGACGATCCTCGTTCTGTCATTTACCGCGGTTCTTTTTATAACATTTTTTTACTCCGGCAGGCTTAAGACGAGCCAGACTCTGCTGAAAAAGCTTTGTGAAGAAAGAGAAGCCTTCAGCACCGAGGTTGGCGAACGTTTGAACAACACCTTTGCCGTTATCAGCAGTCTTGTCTCTATGCAGATTTTAAATTCGAATGAAGAGGAGACAAAGCAGAAACTGAACGAGATCAACAACAGGATAATGGCCATTTCGCTGGTGCATCAAAATCTTCTGCATTCAAAAGGTGTTTCCAAAGTGAATGTCCGTGACGCATTTACAGGTCTGGGAGAACAGCTGGTTCAGACTTATTTCCTTGCCGGAGATATCGATTATAACGTAAAGGGGGATGAATGCTATATCAGTATGACCCAGGCCGTACCTCTGGGTATCGTGATGAATGAAATTATCAGCAATTCTTTGAAATTTGCGTTTTCAGGCAGGGCTTCAGGGGAGATATGCGTTGAATACAAATGCAGAAACGGCATGTTCGAGTTGTGCGTCTGCGATGACGGTGTGGGCATCCCCAAACATCTGCTTCACGGTAGCCGTGAATCCCTGGGTTTTAACCTTATACATGACATAGTGTCCATGCAGCTTAAGGGAAATGCCGAATTACAGAGTGAATCCGGAACGAAGTGGATTATTCATTTCCCGGCGGAATGCGGTTTAGATATTTAA
- a CDS encoding chemotaxis protein CheW — protein MEIIDVVQFQLSGTSYAIDIKTAREIVEMMPITPVPRAPPHIAGIINLRGEITNIMNLSHLMGLSSENKQEGQKIIVLVPEAAGGSIIGLIVDDVHSVLQVNQDDIDKMDASISKEAYVKGIIKTGESGDGKKDLVIWIDIEKLLSETLCSGEAVV, from the coding sequence ATGGAGATCATTGACGTCGTTCAGTTTCAGCTTTCGGGTACAAGTTATGCCATTGATATCAAAACCGCGAGGGAGATCGTGGAGATGATGCCGATAACGCCGGTACCGAGGGCACCGCCTCATATTGCGGGGATTATCAATCTAAGAGGGGAGATCACAAACATAATGAATCTAAGCCATCTTATGGGCTTAAGTTCCGAAAATAAACAAGAGGGCCAGAAAATAATCGTGCTCGTTCCTGAGGCTGCCGGAGGTTCAATCATCGGTCTTATAGTTGATGATGTACACAGCGTCCTCCAGGTAAACCAGGATGATATCGATAAGATGGATGCATCAATATCAAAAGAGGCCTATGTGAAGGGGATTATCAAGACCGGGGAATCGGGGGACGGGAAAAAAGACCTTGTAATCTGGATAGACATTGAAAAGCTTCTGTCGGAGACTCTTTGTAGCGGGGAGGCAGTAGTCTGA
- a CDS encoding methyl-accepting chemotaxis protein: MSELKTIESFLSALNNGDRTKGLNPAEFGQEFHGIVNELNTLQDGFTALYDIDDILSEMSNNDYTRKVDNNSLGIYKKLSTSVNLVQLRLLTLQQAAEDISAGNFSDLDKFRGIGGGAGKRCENDKIVPAFISMMEAISNVTLEVEVIGEKISDGDVYYRGKASDHKGEFSEIIKSVNNVAEAFLIPIKESIRVCSSYADADFSERFSPSVEMKGAFENFKNAINNIGESVSESLALTSNVTMQVVSNSSEVTKGTDEVAKATEGVANSSQKTADLTNDLLKSIDDITRQIADLSASNEEIASTSQEVYTAANHVVEIGKQTQDLANGTNDKMSSVEKIASKSVEEIRALNDQIKEVGNVVKLINDITSQINLLALNAAIEAARAGEHGRGFAVVAGEVKNLAAEARSATDSIGNVVSAVQAGSENTAKAIMTANDEIIEGVDSVNKTLQALNTIIQNAGQVTHDVGEITKAIEDQANIANNVVISAEKGNKMTKDVQKNAQELAALAEESSASVEEIGSAIHEVNELIKKLDEANSHFKY, translated from the coding sequence ATGTCAGAACTAAAAACCATTGAATCCTTTCTGTCGGCGTTAAATAATGGTGACAGGACAAAAGGTCTAAACCCCGCGGAATTCGGGCAGGAATTCCACGGGATAGTCAATGAATTGAACACTCTTCAGGACGGCTTTACAGCGCTGTATGACATTGATGACATTCTCAGCGAGATGTCAAACAATGATTACACCCGAAAAGTAGACAATAATTCTTTAGGAATTTATAAAAAATTATCCACGTCTGTCAACCTTGTTCAGCTACGCCTGCTGACTCTTCAACAGGCGGCAGAAGACATCTCTGCAGGGAATTTTTCCGATCTTGATAAATTCAGAGGTATAGGCGGAGGGGCGGGAAAGAGATGTGAAAATGACAAAATCGTTCCTGCATTTATATCCATGATGGAAGCGATTAGCAACGTCACCCTGGAAGTCGAAGTGATCGGGGAAAAAATCTCGGATGGAGATGTTTATTATCGCGGGAAGGCGTCGGATCATAAAGGCGAGTTCAGCGAGATCATAAAATCCGTAAACAATGTTGCAGAGGCCTTTTTAATTCCGATAAAGGAATCGATAAGGGTTTGCAGCAGTTATGCCGACGCTGATTTCTCAGAGCGTTTTTCCCCATCAGTTGAAATGAAGGGCGCCTTTGAGAATTTTAAAAACGCGATTAACAACATCGGAGAATCGGTATCAGAGAGTCTTGCCTTAACAAGCAACGTAACAATGCAGGTGGTTTCCAACTCGAGTGAGGTTACAAAGGGAACCGACGAGGTTGCAAAGGCAACCGAAGGCGTTGCAAATTCGAGCCAGAAAACTGCTGATCTGACAAACGATCTTTTAAAGAGCATCGATGATATTACCCGGCAGATTGCCGATCTGTCCGCTTCAAACGAGGAGATTGCGAGCACTTCCCAGGAAGTATATACCGCGGCCAACCACGTCGTAGAGATCGGCAAGCAGACGCAGGATCTTGCAAACGGCACCAACGATAAGATGAGCAGTGTCGAGAAGATTGCGAGCAAGAGCGTTGAAGAGATAAGAGCATTGAACGATCAGATAAAGGAAGTCGGAAACGTTGTCAAACTCATAAACGATATAACAAGCCAGATCAATCTTCTCGCACTCAATGCTGCAATAGAGGCGGCCCGTGCAGGCGAACACGGGAGGGGTTTTGCTGTTGTCGCCGGCGAGGTCAAGAACCTTGCAGCAGAGGCAAGATCTGCAACTGATTCTATCGGAAATGTCGTATCTGCAGTTCAGGCGGGCAGTGAGAATACTGCAAAGGCCATTATGACTGCTAATGACGAAATTATTGAAGGTGTGGACAGTGTTAACAAAACATTGCAGGCACTGAATACGATCATCCAGAACGCCGGCCAGGTGACCCACGATGTCGGAGAGATCACGAAGGCGATCGAGGATCAGGCAAATATTGCTAACAATGTCGTAATCTCTGCCGAAAAAGGCAATAAGATGACTAAAGACGTCCAGAAAAATGCCCAGGAGCTTGCTGCACTTGCAGAGGAATCAAGTGCTTCCGTTGAGGAGATCGGAAGTGCAATCCATGAGGTGAATGAACTAATTAAGAAACTGGATGAAGCGAATTCGCATTTCAAATACTGA
- the nadX gene encoding aspartate dehydrogenase — protein sequence MIKVGLLGCGNVAHVIAKETEGFLIKACFDLMPRRAEEISKLTGAGSFSSFEEFIKEDLDIVVEAASVTAVHEFAREVLENGKDIVILSVGALADPGLKNELKETAKRTGRRIYIPSGAIMGLDNLKIGRISNISKLLLRTTKNPRSLGIETDKKTMVFSGRADECIRQFPKNINVAIALELATGHDVEVELWADPDLQRNTHEIIVEGDFGNFYLKIENKPCPDNPATSYLAALSIITLLRNLEEPIKIGT from the coding sequence ATGATAAAGGTTGGCCTCCTGGGATGTGGAAATGTGGCACATGTCATAGCAAAGGAGACTGAAGGCTTTTTAATAAAAGCCTGCTTTGATCTGATGCCCCGGCGGGCTGAAGAAATATCAAAGCTAACAGGTGCCGGATCGTTTTCATCTTTTGAAGAATTTATAAAAGAAGACCTCGACATAGTGGTTGAGGCGGCTTCCGTGACAGCAGTCCACGAATTTGCCAGAGAGGTGCTCGAAAACGGAAAAGATATTGTAATCCTCTCCGTCGGGGCGCTCGCTGATCCCGGGCTGAAGAATGAGCTCAAAGAGACCGCAAAGAGGACAGGAAGGAGAATATATATCCCCAGCGGCGCAATAATGGGCCTCGACAACCTCAAGATCGGAAGGATCTCCAATATTTCAAAGCTCCTGCTCAGGACGACCAAGAATCCCCGTTCGCTCGGGATCGAAACGGACAAGAAGACGATGGTGTTTTCCGGAAGAGCGGACGAATGCATCAGGCAGTTTCCGAAAAATATCAACGTGGCTATAGCACTCGAACTTGCAACAGGGCATGATGTCGAGGTAGAACTGTGGGCTGACCCGGACCTTCAGAGAAATACGCACGAAATTATCGTCGAAGGGGATTTCGGGAATTTTTACCTGAAGATCGAGAACAAACCCTGTCCGGACAATCCTGCTACAAGTTACCTTGCCGCATTATCGATCATAACACTGCTGAGAAACCTGGAAGAGCCTATAAAGATCGGGACATAA